The Akkermansia sp. N21116 genome includes a region encoding these proteins:
- a CDS encoding beta-N-acetylhexosaminidase → MSPFFPALTALFSLAFGQGITASAAPDFTERPAYIIPEPREIITDDGLLKKPFPIKNVIDKSLDPEAYELIITPREAFVKSSTPAGRLYGHSTLDQLISQFGDKGIPCGTIKDSPRYPWRGLMLDPARHFIPVSDIRKFIDVMAYYKFNRLHLHLTDDQGWRLPVPGYPRLKTIASHREETNGDGKPHGGMYTKQELKDLVRYAAAKNVEIIPEVDAPGHNVALAAAYPEFICFPNPNLKVFTSNGVTKELVCPGNPDIWRFYTAVIKELKDIFPSRYIHLGGDEAPEDNWMKCPKCAAWRKAAGIAEPKDGDNNAMKTAARQEMIQFFSQLTNIVNKAGKEPLFWYEQPIASYPKGSTVYTWRLGLTPDTVARTRKEGLKLIFSPGEHCYLDYPQLPGDWPKKEPAGGWMPTTTLEQTYKLDPGRGLTEEDAAHIVGVEATMWGECIPDINKAFYMAYPRALALSEAGWSPADVRSWERFQGKLDQHRNIMQKKWNISLERPAKK, encoded by the coding sequence ATGAGTCCCTTCTTCCCTGCCCTTACCGCCTTGTTCTCTCTCGCTTTCGGGCAGGGAATTACAGCATCGGCTGCTCCCGATTTTACGGAACGTCCCGCATATATTATTCCGGAGCCCAGGGAAATCATCACAGACGACGGCCTCCTCAAAAAACCGTTCCCAATCAAGAACGTTATCGATAAAAGCCTTGATCCCGAAGCATACGAACTCATCATCACTCCCCGGGAAGCCTTTGTCAAATCAAGCACTCCCGCCGGAAGACTGTATGGACACAGTACGCTGGATCAGTTGATCTCCCAATTCGGAGACAAAGGAATCCCCTGCGGTACGATCAAGGACAGTCCCCGCTATCCCTGGCGCGGCCTAATGCTGGATCCCGCCCGCCATTTCATCCCCGTATCCGACATCAGAAAGTTCATTGATGTCATGGCCTATTACAAGTTCAATAGGCTGCATCTGCACCTTACGGACGACCAAGGCTGGAGATTGCCCGTACCCGGGTATCCCAGGTTGAAAACTATTGCCTCGCACCGCGAGGAGACCAATGGCGACGGCAAGCCGCATGGGGGCATGTACACAAAGCAGGAACTCAAGGATTTGGTCAGGTACGCCGCAGCAAAGAATGTGGAGATCATCCCCGAAGTAGATGCTCCGGGGCACAATGTAGCCCTTGCCGCCGCATACCCGGAATTCATCTGTTTTCCGAATCCGAATTTGAAGGTGTTTACCTCGAATGGAGTAACGAAGGAACTGGTTTGTCCCGGCAATCCCGATATTTGGAGATTCTACACAGCCGTCATCAAGGAACTCAAGGATATTTTCCCATCCCGCTACATTCATCTGGGTGGTGACGAAGCTCCGGAGGACAACTGGATGAAGTGTCCGAAATGCGCTGCATGGCGCAAGGCTGCCGGGATTGCTGAGCCAAAAGACGGAGATAACAACGCGATGAAAACAGCAGCCCGTCAGGAAATGATCCAGTTTTTTTCCCAGCTGACGAATATCGTGAACAAAGCCGGCAAGGAACCTCTTTTCTGGTACGAGCAACCTATCGCCTCTTATCCGAAAGGATCGACGGTTTACACTTGGAGATTGGGATTGACGCCCGACACGGTTGCCCGGACGCGAAAGGAAGGCTTAAAGCTCATCTTTTCTCCTGGAGAACACTGCTATCTCGACTATCCCCAACTCCCCGGAGACTGGCCCAAAAAAGAACCAGCCGGAGGATGGATGCCTACCACAACCCTGGAACAAACCTACAAGCTGGATCCGGGACGCGGGCTTACGGAGGAAGACGCCGCACATATCGTCGGCGTAGAAGCTACCATGTGGGGAGAGTGCATCCCCGATATCAACAAGGCGTTTTACATGGCTTACCCCCGTGCATTGGCACTAAGCGAAGCCGGATGGTCACCAGCCGACGTTCGTTCGTGGGAACGTTTCCAAGGCAAGCTGGACCAACATCGGAATATCATGCAAAAGAAGTGGAACATCTCCTTGGAGCGCCCTGCCAAAAAATAA
- a CDS encoding biotin/lipoyl-containing protein — MSIKIEMPRLSDTIMEATVSRWLKRVGDSVAAGDHIADLQTEYADMELLVSDSGVLTQLSVEEGSKVTDGQQLAMLEEDDLVSPPSITPRMSPLATAIVRKLNLDCSGIIGSGPHGKIMSCDLHDAAEASKKDTMPIMKKASVKMRVSSVVVRMDGYYAYSFPADMSQLAAISMPIAVQCEKLMGCRYSLFDYVARASVRACLSRQSRPDGAIDLVMVMDKGNREIPVSEAANKTIYHIARARIGAEAGEPSPASSTTPSIILADAGLPVPNLREKLASHPEAFIALGGTRPKTGFEAGKPVNKLLLPVTLYINSTLLDQSEAAGIASEFKTLMENPVLLLF, encoded by the coding sequence ATGTCGATCAAAATTGAAATGCCTCGTTTATCCGACACGATTATGGAAGCTACCGTATCGCGGTGGCTGAAACGTGTCGGAGACAGTGTCGCAGCCGGAGACCACATCGCCGACTTGCAGACAGAATACGCCGATATGGAACTTCTCGTATCCGACAGTGGCGTCCTGACCCAGCTGAGTGTCGAAGAAGGGAGCAAGGTCACTGACGGTCAGCAACTGGCCATGCTTGAAGAGGATGACTTGGTATCTCCCCCCTCCATTACTCCCAGGATGAGCCCGCTGGCGACAGCCATAGTCCGTAAACTCAATCTCGACTGTTCCGGAATAATAGGATCCGGTCCCCACGGCAAAATCATGTCTTGCGACCTTCACGATGCGGCAGAGGCCAGCAAAAAGGACACCATGCCTATCATGAAAAAGGCCTCCGTCAAAATGCGCGTTTCCTCTGTCGTCGTCCGTATGGACGGTTATTATGCCTATTCCTTCCCGGCGGACATGTCACAGCTGGCTGCCATCAGTATGCCCATCGCCGTCCAGTGTGAAAAACTGATGGGATGCCGCTATTCCCTGTTCGACTACGTTGCCCGTGCATCCGTGCGAGCTTGCCTGTCACGTCAAAGCCGCCCGGATGGAGCAATTGATCTGGTCATGGTTATGGACAAGGGAAACCGCGAGATCCCCGTATCCGAGGCAGCAAACAAGACCATTTACCACATCGCCCGTGCCCGCATCGGAGCGGAAGCCGGGGAACCTTCTCCTGCTTCATCGACAACTCCGTCCATCATCCTGGCCGATGCCGGCCTGCCCGTGCCGAATTTGCGGGAAAAACTGGCATCCCATCCGGAAGCTTTCATTGCATTGGGAGGAACACGGCCCAAGACCGGATTTGAAGCGGGCAAGCCAGTCAACAAGTTACTTCTCCCGGTAACGTTATACATCAATTCAACTCTGCTCGACCAGAGTGAAGCCGCAGGTATTGCTTCGGAATTCAAGACTCTCATGGAAAATCCTGTACTTCTGCTCTTCTGA
- the nagA gene encoding N-acetylglucosamine-6-phosphate deacetylase: MKTLIKNARIISPGIDIAGASVETENGRIVRILQPGTELPVADKVIDAEGKMLLPGFIDIHSHGAGGHDTCDADLDGLKVIAECKMKEGVTSWLPTTLTLPPKVLEDVCKTVAEYRKTQEFAKTPGVHLEGPFINPKCCGAQNPAYVRQASIEEVEHLNSIAPVLLISLAPEMPGGVEFIAKATAKGIRCSAGHSAATHADFKAAKSAGLVHLTHFCNQMSPMHHREIGLVGSGFLDEEIKIEIICDKIHLCGDMLSTVFSNKKPDQMLMITDSLACSWMPDGPGDLGGLPIIVKDGVARLQESGNLAGSTLKYAYGLRNVHELTGLPLSELVKATSWNQAQSLGLEGLGKIAPGFHADMVLLNDDFSTAKVFIDGEEKFSA, translated from the coding sequence ATGAAAACATTGATCAAAAACGCCCGCATCATTTCTCCGGGTATCGACATTGCCGGTGCCTCGGTTGAAACGGAAAACGGTCGAATCGTCCGTATTCTGCAACCCGGAACGGAACTTCCCGTAGCCGACAAGGTCATTGATGCCGAAGGCAAAATGCTTCTTCCCGGCTTCATTGATATCCACAGCCACGGCGCAGGCGGTCACGATACGTGCGACGCCGACCTGGACGGTCTGAAAGTCATTGCCGAGTGCAAGATGAAAGAAGGCGTCACCAGTTGGCTGCCGACAACGCTGACATTGCCGCCGAAGGTGTTGGAAGATGTATGCAAAACAGTAGCGGAATACCGGAAAACGCAGGAGTTCGCCAAAACGCCCGGAGTTCATCTCGAAGGTCCGTTCATCAACCCGAAGTGCTGTGGCGCTCAAAATCCGGCTTATGTGCGCCAGGCAAGCATCGAAGAAGTGGAACATCTGAATTCCATCGCCCCCGTGCTTCTTATCTCTCTAGCTCCTGAAATGCCCGGCGGCGTTGAGTTCATCGCCAAGGCCACGGCCAAGGGCATTCGCTGTTCCGCGGGTCACAGCGCGGCAACCCATGCTGATTTTAAAGCTGCCAAATCTGCGGGACTGGTACACTTGACTCACTTCTGCAACCAAATGTCGCCGATGCACCACCGGGAAATCGGCCTGGTCGGCTCCGGTTTTCTGGATGAAGAAATCAAAATCGAAATCATTTGTGACAAAATCCATCTCTGCGGGGATATGTTGTCGACCGTGTTCTCCAACAAGAAGCCGGATCAAATGCTCATGATTACCGATTCCCTCGCCTGTTCATGGATGCCCGACGGCCCCGGAGATCTCGGAGGTCTTCCTATCATCGTCAAGGACGGAGTCGCCCGCCTTCAGGAATCCGGCAATCTCGCCGGCAGTACGTTGAAATACGCCTACGGCCTGCGTAATGTGCATGAATTGACAGGACTGCCCCTAAGCGAACTGGTCAAAGCGACCTCTTGGAACCAGGCCCAATCCCTCGGCCTGGAAGGTCTCGGCAAAATTGCTCCCGGATTCCACGCAGACATGGTGTTGCTGAACGACGATTTCAGCACAGCCAAAGTCTTCATCGATGGCGAAGAAAAATTCAGTGCCTAA
- a CDS encoding peptidylprolyl isomerase, whose translation MKKFIAIMTALAALMICLSFASTEGNGTDTQELKDVRVILNTTQGQIHLVVYASKTPVTAANFLNLAKRGYYNGVTFHRVIPNFMIQTGDPSGTGYGTPNYSFENEIVEGLTHNGSGILSMANTGQPNSNGSQFFITHRATPHLDGKHTVFGRVLAGQDVVNAIRKGDKIKSVTIVDSPEPVLKKEAERVRAWNKALDSPVQQKP comes from the coding sequence ATGAAAAAGTTCATCGCCATAATGACGGCTCTAGCCGCCTTGATGATCTGTCTGTCGTTTGCCTCAACAGAAGGAAACGGTACAGATACCCAGGAACTCAAGGACGTCCGGGTTATCCTCAATACGACGCAGGGTCAGATCCACCTCGTGGTGTATGCCTCGAAGACGCCGGTCACCGCCGCCAATTTCCTTAATCTTGCGAAACGCGGATACTATAATGGAGTAACGTTCCACCGTGTGATTCCCAACTTTATGATCCAGACGGGGGATCCGTCGGGAACAGGATACGGCACACCCAACTATTCATTCGAGAACGAAATTGTAGAAGGACTGACTCACAATGGGTCCGGCATTCTATCGATGGCCAATACCGGACAACCGAACAGCAACGGTTCTCAATTTTTCATCACTCACCGCGCCACGCCTCATCTGGACGGCAAACATACGGTCTTCGGCCGGGTATTGGCCGGACAGGATGTCGTCAATGCCATCCGGAAAGGCGATAAAATCAAGTCCGTCACCATTGTCGATTCTCCGGAACCTGTTCTGAAAAAAGAAGCCGAACGGGTTCGCGCTTGGAACAAAGCCCTTGACTCACCGGTACAACAGAAACCATAA
- a CDS encoding ABC transporter ATP-binding protein produces MITARNLHRSYTIGKKTIEVLHGLDIDISQGEKVFLCGPSGAGKTTLMYTLAGLETPQAGQVVIAGQDIYALPTTARSRFRNKHMGFIFQNYLLMPELTAMENACLSSSISGKQNAAYVESLMERVGLGDRLDHLPGELSGGEQQRVAIARALANNPSIIFADEPTGNLDSRNGDEVLNLLFNLASEDGKTLVIVTHDHHIAQRGDRIITITDGQILSE; encoded by the coding sequence GTGATCACCGCCAGGAACCTTCACCGTAGCTATACAATCGGCAAAAAGACGATTGAAGTCCTCCATGGACTGGACATCGACATCTCCCAAGGGGAAAAAGTCTTCCTCTGCGGTCCAAGCGGCGCAGGAAAAACAACCCTCATGTACACCCTGGCCGGACTGGAAACACCCCAGGCCGGACAGGTTGTCATTGCCGGACAGGATATCTACGCGCTTCCCACTACGGCCCGTTCAAGGTTCCGCAACAAGCACATGGGGTTCATCTTCCAAAACTATCTGCTGATGCCGGAGCTGACCGCCATGGAGAACGCCTGTCTCTCGTCCTCCATCAGCGGAAAACAAAATGCCGCCTATGTCGAATCCCTGATGGAACGCGTCGGCCTCGGAGACCGGCTTGATCACCTGCCCGGAGAACTCAGCGGCGGAGAACAACAACGTGTGGCTATCGCCCGCGCCCTCGCCAACAATCCATCCATCATCTTTGCGGATGAACCAACGGGTAATCTCGATTCCCGTAATGGCGACGAAGTCCTAAACCTCCTCTTCAATCTTGCTTCCGAAGACGGCAAAACCCTGGTCATCGTCACCCACGACCACCACATCGCCCAACGGGGAGACCGCATTATTACCATCACTGACGGGCAAATCCTCTCCGAATAA
- the panC gene encoding pantoate--beta-alanine ligase, which yields MQSYSSKEELREQLNSVRQGKRIVLVPTMGALHEGHKNLLVEARKMAEETGIVVASIFVNPIQFDNTNDLATYPRTLDSDLAICQNAGVDYVFTPTPEIMYSPDRSIAIEENSLSTKLCGASRPGHFTGVCTVVAKLFNIVQPTDAIFGKKDFQQLAIIRRMVRDLDIPVTIHGVEIVRADNGLAFSSRNARLTPDQKKAAPVLRKLLLQARNEYSAGESLDTIRRNALETIASVPNTQVDYIEIVHAETMQSLDNNDHSSPALMALAVFFGDVRLIDNIEL from the coding sequence ATGCAAAGCTATTCGAGTAAGGAAGAATTGCGTGAACAGCTCAACTCTGTTCGACAGGGAAAAAGAATCGTTCTCGTTCCTACGATGGGCGCCCTCCATGAAGGGCACAAGAATCTCCTCGTGGAAGCCAGAAAAATGGCGGAAGAAACAGGCATCGTCGTCGCCAGCATTTTCGTCAACCCAATCCAGTTCGACAATACGAACGACCTGGCTACCTATCCCCGTACTCTCGACAGTGATCTCGCCATTTGCCAAAATGCCGGAGTCGATTACGTTTTCACGCCAACTCCGGAAATCATGTACTCCCCGGACCGCAGTATCGCCATTGAAGAAAACAGTCTCTCCACTAAACTCTGCGGAGCTTCCCGCCCCGGCCACTTCACCGGGGTCTGTACCGTCGTCGCCAAACTCTTCAATATTGTCCAACCAACGGATGCCATCTTCGGTAAAAAGGACTTCCAGCAACTGGCTATCATCCGCCGCATGGTACGCGACCTCGATATTCCGGTTACTATCCACGGTGTGGAAATCGTCCGTGCCGACAACGGACTAGCATTCTCTTCCCGCAATGCCCGCCTAACGCCCGATCAGAAAAAGGCAGCACCGGTTCTCCGCAAGCTCCTCCTCCAGGCCCGTAACGAATACTCCGCAGGGGAATCCCTCGATACCATCCGCCGCAATGCCTTGGAAACAATTGCATCCGTTCCCAACACTCAAGTGGACTACATCGAAATCGTCCACGCAGAAACCATGCAATCCCTCGACAATAACGACCATAGCTCTCCCGCCCTCATGGCATTGGCCGTTTTCTTCGGAGATGTCCGCCTCATTGACAACATTGAGCTTTAA
- a CDS encoding OmpH family outer membrane protein, whose amino-acid sequence MKFFNTTLIAAAALGMVSAAHAELKVATVDVQQVFKDYYKTHEAQKEVNNVRKEIEAENATRMEKVKAIEKELQDIKKRGEDPSLSDKAKQSLGEQFQLKQNEGIALEKARREFVERKSRSLNETVQLKMSAIIEEINKVATDKATSGKFDLVLDKSAVSAAQTKVFLYTNPSMDITAEVKKELNASAPAGFDPEKDSVDIQVPAAAAPAPAPAK is encoded by the coding sequence ATGAAATTTTTTAATACTACTCTGATTGCCGCCGCTGCCTTGGGAATGGTAAGTGCCGCCCACGCTGAATTGAAAGTTGCCACTGTTGATGTTCAGCAGGTCTTCAAAGATTACTATAAGACGCATGAAGCTCAGAAGGAAGTGAACAATGTCCGTAAGGAAATCGAAGCCGAAAACGCCACCCGCATGGAAAAGGTGAAGGCTATTGAAAAGGAACTGCAGGACATCAAAAAGCGAGGAGAAGATCCTTCCCTGAGTGATAAGGCCAAACAGAGTTTGGGCGAGCAATTTCAGTTGAAGCAGAACGAAGGTATTGCTCTGGAGAAAGCCCGTCGTGAATTCGTGGAACGCAAGAGTCGTTCCCTCAACGAAACCGTACAACTCAAAATGTCGGCTATTATTGAAGAAATCAACAAGGTTGCTACCGACAAGGCAACGTCCGGCAAGTTCGATCTTGTGCTCGACAAGAGTGCTGTGAGCGCAGCTCAGACGAAGGTTTTCCTTTACACCAATCCTTCCATGGACATTACCGCCGAGGTGAAAAAGGAACTCAACGCTTCTGCTCCTGCCGGCTTTGATCCGGAAAAGGACTCTGTGGACATTCAGGTGCCCGCTGCTGCCGCTCCAGCTCCGGCTCCCGCCAAGTAA
- the lpxD gene encoding UDP-3-O-(3-hydroxymyristoyl)glucosamine N-acyltransferase has product MKLDLDSLVTLTGGTVLSGDPGVLITGVASLKEACREEASFLGNEKYFHDFLETKAGLVLVPPSLPKYPEGVVLVEVENPSLAFNSLVNYFQASSYRFTPGIHPTAVVDSSAQLDPDMVRIGPHVTIGAHVVIGKGSDIGPGCVIGDGAVLGENCRLHSNVTIRERCRLGNRVVIQPGAVIGSDGFGFLMGEDGRYVGIDQVGIVELGDDVDVGANTTIDRARFGRTVIGEGTKIDNLVQIGHNVQIGKHCVIVSQSGIAGSTVFGDYCTVAAQVGITGHLKIGNKVTLAARSGVMNDLEDNSIYWGTPAVPFKDASRQYAAIRKLPGMLKELKALKKTFLSED; this is encoded by the coding sequence ATGAAACTTGATCTTGACTCATTGGTGACATTAACGGGGGGAACTGTCCTTTCAGGCGATCCCGGTGTTCTGATTACCGGGGTCGCTTCTTTGAAGGAAGCCTGCCGTGAGGAGGCTTCCTTCCTTGGAAACGAGAAATACTTTCACGATTTTCTGGAGACGAAGGCCGGACTTGTACTCGTGCCGCCGTCCCTGCCGAAGTATCCGGAAGGGGTTGTCCTCGTCGAAGTGGAAAACCCCTCCCTGGCTTTCAACTCGCTTGTTAATTACTTTCAGGCGAGTTCCTACCGTTTTACCCCGGGTATTCATCCGACGGCCGTGGTGGATTCCTCCGCTCAGTTGGATCCCGATATGGTGAGAATCGGTCCTCATGTCACCATTGGTGCGCATGTCGTGATTGGCAAAGGCTCTGATATCGGTCCGGGATGTGTGATTGGAGATGGTGCTGTTTTAGGTGAAAATTGCCGATTGCATTCCAATGTGACTATTCGTGAACGCTGCCGTCTTGGTAACCGTGTTGTGATTCAGCCCGGAGCTGTGATCGGCTCGGACGGATTCGGTTTCCTGATGGGAGAGGATGGCCGTTACGTAGGCATTGACCAAGTTGGTATTGTGGAACTTGGAGACGATGTGGATGTCGGTGCCAATACGACAATAGATCGTGCCAGGTTTGGTCGTACGGTAATCGGGGAAGGAACCAAGATCGACAATCTTGTCCAGATCGGACATAATGTCCAGATTGGCAAACATTGCGTGATCGTGTCCCAATCCGGCATAGCAGGCAGCACGGTCTTCGGTGACTATTGTACGGTCGCCGCACAGGTAGGTATTACCGGACATTTGAAGATTGGCAACAAAGTTACGCTGGCTGCCAGGTCTGGTGTCATGAACGACCTTGAGGACAACAGTATTTATTGGGGAACTCCTGCCGTTCCCTTCAAGGATGCCAGCCGCCAGTATGCTGCTATCCGTAAATTGCCGGGGATGCTCAAGGAACTGAAGGCCTTGAAGAAAACATTCTTGAGCGAGGATTGA
- a CDS encoding NUDIX domain-containing protein: MDTAHLSSLLTGYSSPFPEESIARLRMLSLLEKGKDAWNRVHYEPGHFTASAYVLNPVDWRVAMVFHRHLKRWLQPGGHAEDSDATIEASARRELLEETGLDPRGKWELLDLDIHVIPARPGQPAHEHFDLRFLCLPSQEILPELCAADDAEAACWQPMELLRKSDEVGMRRIYVKLAEFIGSIH; encoded by the coding sequence ATGGACACAGCTCATTTGTCATCTCTCCTGACGGGGTATTCATCGCCTTTCCCCGAAGAAAGTATTGCACGGTTGCGTATGCTCTCTCTTTTGGAAAAAGGGAAGGATGCCTGGAATCGTGTTCATTACGAACCGGGGCATTTTACGGCTAGTGCGTATGTGTTGAATCCGGTTGACTGGCGTGTGGCAATGGTGTTTCACAGGCATTTGAAGCGTTGGTTGCAACCGGGGGGGCATGCGGAGGATTCCGATGCAACGATTGAGGCTTCCGCCCGCCGGGAATTGCTGGAGGAGACTGGTTTGGATCCCCGCGGGAAGTGGGAACTGCTGGATTTGGATATTCACGTGATCCCTGCAAGACCCGGACAGCCGGCTCATGAGCATTTCGACTTGCGCTTCCTGTGCCTTCCTTCACAGGAAATCCTTCCTGAACTCTGTGCGGCGGATGATGCCGAGGCCGCTTGTTGGCAGCCGATGGAATTGTTGCGGAAAAGCGACGAAGTCGGAATGCGGCGCATTTACGTCAAATTGGCTGAGTTCATCGGATCTATCCATTAA
- a CDS encoding Rid family hydrolase: protein MSTLSTAPSASAWTSTASTDERFYCMTATPGESFEEEAARLLAEYDERCGGDKNELLLRFHLSDATRQTSLLKQLLGNRRSYVTCIGQAPANGAKIALEAWHIDGSSDKQIYRDEQGSLLMVKWQHYTMLLTGKTSLRSQGSHDQTHEEFAWLDSVAARFHTPVSDLIHRTWIYCRDVDNNYAGLVNGRNETFSRYGLTKDTHFIASTGIEGQSEHPARLIHMDSWGQIGHVPTQVEYMEALDHLSPTHLYNVAFERGTRIIYGDRSRYFISGTASIDAAGEIVHPGDVNLQTIRTLENIQALMTNHQGRLEDLKQATVYLRDWADAGIVSKILDKSPLGQIPHIIVKAPVCRPGWLVEIDAIAVNSAGSSAFHPLI, encoded by the coding sequence ATGAGTACGCTATCCACAGCGCCTTCTGCCTCAGCATGGACAAGTACGGCTTCGACGGACGAACGATTCTATTGCATGACAGCCACTCCCGGCGAGAGTTTCGAAGAAGAAGCTGCACGGTTGCTTGCCGAATACGATGAACGTTGCGGCGGCGATAAGAACGAGCTCCTTCTCCGCTTCCACTTGAGCGATGCCACCCGGCAAACAAGCCTCCTCAAGCAACTCCTCGGCAATCGTCGGTCCTACGTCACTTGCATCGGACAAGCGCCCGCCAACGGAGCCAAAATAGCCTTGGAAGCATGGCATATCGATGGATCTTCCGACAAACAAATCTATCGGGATGAACAAGGCTCGCTTCTCATGGTCAAATGGCAGCACTATACTATGTTGCTCACAGGCAAAACCTCTCTCCGTTCCCAGGGAAGCCATGACCAAACCCATGAAGAATTCGCCTGGCTCGACTCCGTAGCCGCCCGCTTCCATACCCCCGTATCCGACCTCATCCACCGTACGTGGATCTACTGCCGCGATGTGGACAACAACTACGCCGGACTCGTCAACGGACGTAACGAAACATTCTCCCGCTACGGGTTGACCAAAGACACCCATTTTATCGCCAGCACCGGCATCGAAGGTCAAAGCGAACATCCGGCCCGTCTCATTCACATGGACAGCTGGGGACAAATCGGTCATGTTCCCACGCAAGTCGAATACATGGAAGCGTTGGATCACCTTTCCCCTACCCATTTGTACAATGTCGCCTTCGAACGCGGCACCAGAATAATCTACGGAGACCGCTCCCGCTACTTCATCTCGGGCACTGCCAGTATCGATGCCGCCGGCGAAATCGTTCATCCCGGCGATGTGAATCTCCAAACCATCCGGACACTGGAAAACATTCAAGCCCTCATGACAAACCACCAAGGAAGACTGGAAGATCTCAAACAGGCAACCGTCTACCTTCGCGACTGGGCGGACGCCGGAATCGTCAGTAAAATCCTGGACAAGTCTCCCCTCGGACAAATCCCACACATCATAGTCAAAGCCCCTGTCTGCCGTCCCGGATGGCTGGTGGAAATCGACGCCATCGCCGTCAACTCAGCAGGTTCCTCCGCCTTTCACCCTCTCATTTAA